One part of the Pogona vitticeps strain Pit_001003342236 chromosome W, PviZW2.1, whole genome shotgun sequence genome encodes these proteins:
- the LOC144582989 gene encoding uncharacterized protein LOC144582989, with protein MECENSFSRRRNLPSHQTHTGKKLYKCMECGKSFSLIYALRLHQRTHTGEKPHKCMECGKSFSQSGHLRVHQRTHTGEKPHKCMECGKSFSQSGHLRVHQRTHTGEKPHKCMECGKSFSQSGALKLHQRTHTGEKPHKCMECGKSFCENGELRLHQRTHTGEKPHKCIECGKSFTSSGQLRVHQRTHTGEKPHMCMECGKSFSQSGHLRVHQRTHTGEKPHKCMECGKSFCENGELRLHQRTHTGEKPHKCMECGKSFSQNGELGLHQRTHTGEKPHKCMECGKSFSRNGHLRVHQRTHTGEKPHKCMECGKSFGENSKLRVHQRTHTGEKPHKCMECGKSFSQSGHLRVHQRTHTGEKTHKCMECGKSFSQSDALKLHQRTHTGEKPHKCMECGKSFSHSGNLRLHQRTHTGEKPHKCMECGKCFSHSSQLRLHQRTHTGEKPHKCMECGKSFSQIGQLRLHQRTHTGEKPHKCMKCGKSFSRNGDRRLHQRTHTGEKPHKCMECGKSFSLIYALRLHQRTHTGEKPHKCMECGKSFSQSGHLRVHQRTHTGEKPHKCMECGTSFSQSGHLRVHQTTHTGEKPHKCMECGKSFSRNGDLRRHQRTHTGEKPHKCMECGKSFSQSDALKLHQRTHTGEKPHKCMECGKSFDENGQLRVHQRTHTGEKPHKCIECGKSFTRSGQLRVHQRTHTGEKPHKCMECGKSFSLIYALRLHQRTHTGEKPHKCMECGKSFSQSRQLRLHQWTHTGEKPHKCMECGKSFSQSGHLRVHQTTHTGEKPHKCMECGKSFSLIYALRLHQRTHTGEKPHKCMECGKNFSQNGHLRLHQRTHTRNLQDLSFQ; from the coding sequence atggaatgtgaaaacagtttcagcaggagaagaaatctgccttcacatcaaactcacacagggaagaaactgtacaaatgcatggaatgtggaaagagctttagtctcatttatgcccttagattacatcaaaggacccacactggggagaaaccacataaatgcatggaatgtggaaagagctttagtcagagtggtcatcttagggtacatcaaaggacccacactggggagaaaccacataaatgcatggaatgtggaaagagctttagtcagagtggtcatcttagggtacatcaaaggacccacactggggagaaaccacataaatgcatggaatgtggaaagagctttagtcagagtggtgcccttaagttacatcaaaggacccacactggggagaaaccacataaatgcatggaatgtggaaagagcttttgtgagaatggtgaacttagattacatcaaaggacccacactggggagaaaccacataaatgcatagaatgtggaaagagctttactagcagtggtcagcttagggtacatcaaaggacccacactggggagaaaccacatatgtgcatggaatgtggaaagagctttagtcagagtggtcatcttagggtacatcaaaggacccacactggggagaaaccacataaatgcatggaatgtggaaagagcttttgtgagaatggtgaacttagattacatcaaaggacccacactggggagaaaccacataaatgcatggaatgtggaaagagctttagtcagaatggtgAACTtggattacatcaaaggacccacactggggagaaaccacataaatgcatggaatgtggaaagagctttagtcggaatggtcatcttagggtacatcaaaggacccacactggggagaaaccacataaatgcatggaatgtggaaagagctttggtgagAATAGtaagcttagggtacatcaaagaacccacactggggagaaaccacataaatgcatggaatgtggaaagagctttagtcagagtggtcatcttagggtacatcaaaggacccacactggggagaaaacacataaatgcatggaatgtggaaagagctttagtcagagtgatgcccttaagttacatcaaaggacccacactggggagaaaccacataaatgcatggaatgtggaaagagctttagtcacagtggtaatcttaggttacatcaaaggacccacactggggagaaaccacataaatgcatggaatgtggaaagtgctttagtcacagtagtcagcttaggttacatcaaaggacccacactggggagaaaccacataaatgcatggaatgtggaaagagctttagtcagattggtcagcttaggttacatcaaaggacccacactggggagaaaccacataaatgcatgaaatgtggaaagagctttagtcggaatggtgaccgtagattacatcaaaggacccacactggggagaaaccacataaatgcatggaatgtggaaagagctttagtctcatttatgcccttaggttacatcaaaggacccacactggggagaaaccacataaatgcatggaatgtggaaagagctttagtcagagtggtcatcttagggtacatcaaaggacccacactggggagaaaccacataagtgcatggaatgtggaacgagctttagtcagagtggtcatcttagggtacatcaaaccacccacactggggagaaaccacataaatgcatggaatgtggaaagagctttagtcggaatggtgaccttaggagacatcaaaggacccacactggggagaaaccacataaatgcatggaatgtggaaagagctttagtcagagtgatgcccttaagttacatcaaaggacccacactggggagaaaccacataaatgcatggaatgtggaaagagctttgatgagaatggtcagcttagggtacatcaaaggacccacactggggagaaaccacataaatgcatagaatgtggaaagagctttactcgcagtggtcagcttagggtacatcaaaggacccacactggggagaaaccacataaatgcatggaatgtggaaagagctttagtctcatttatgcccttagattacatcaaaggacccacactggggagaaaccacataaatgcatggaatgtggaaagagctttagtcagagtcgtcagcttaggttacatcaatggacccacactggggagaaaccacataaatgcatggaatgtggaaagagctttagtcagagtggtcatcttagggtacatcaaaccacgcacactggggagaaaccacataaatgcatggaatgtggaaagagctttagtctcatttatgcccttagattacatcaaaggacccacactggggagaaaccacataaatgcatggaatgtggaaagaactttagtcagaatggtcatcttaggttacatcaaaggacccacactaggaaccttcaggatctgtccttccagtga